Proteins encoded together in one Bacteroidota bacterium window:
- a CDS encoding translocation/assembly module TamB domain-containing protein, with protein sequence MARRLIRFLTYAGLVSIYLILTLLLLGLMISQTDWFREKVRQRVEQAVNESIHGRLTIGAVSGNFFSRLSIHDISLTGPDSLPVLQAKELKIRYMPLFLVFNNLSLSEISFIDPGFTVLEDSLNGWNLSRLTDATADDSTDSEPLDLMQYRIRVGLLRIQNGTVRFRTADGGPDSLALLNRFNYSDFHFTNLHLRSSLTFRPDAVSSFNIHDLSVRDSLSGFTLKQFRLLSRYDQKALTADSLLVETGNTRLSGSARFSLPDFFRFSPGWSDRIPATPFEASIRLDPFHFKDLTTFLSVVDMVHGPVRLGALVRGTLDTLTVKSVTVGLGDSTRLAIDGTIYHLTDIDRMSFDLNLLPSTAYSSDLSALLKTLPLPDFRRAGLVNLSGAYRGNPLNFSARISVDSESAGSATGSVSMDMTQPVTRYQGTVQVRSVNPSGWLGGNPALDGDITGVASIGGEGFTIDDIQTKGSVRISDSRWGNYRIDSLTTTLNGRPGELDYLIRLVTNAGTLAADGFLISDEGILRNHGELYLDQLNLNMLVPSLAVTSISGETAVDMMFSDTTDISATAFFSEWVIGGYDFGTSSHDIQFYNIRGERFDLSLLGSWLNIQLRGSQDIDYWVQHGLATLESIPRWMESDSVSESETPAPGWLTPADLNWSWTIKSVIPVLSLVKAPMIAVAGKGSGKTTVRGGESLASLDIRLDSLQIENSLKIKNLGVIGLLDSINIVSALRHSIGSLTFTADRIESVNRNWGQADILLWLNNGTISVSSELNDPTGLVSGLFDFDLTFQPDLIQLNLIQFVAKLKPGDWVLEDICPITFTGKALSIDNFRLSSPYGLVSISGGLDEDGSDQLRIEGSGISPSRLVSAFSNDLTVFPGGTVSFAVDAIGTLQNPMVSATAAWDQISMGKTIYGDLSALASVDGGYLTYDARLTDPSDRTAFVSRGFYPVLPAVIPDESKRNQMRADLEALDFDLSLFQNLIPGVSQLKGLLRARLTVAGSVEKPNLSGEVGFTDGQVRLTSTNVTYRNISGSAAIANDIIRIRSIDAWSGESGQAKLYGSFRLKNYLPSNDLNLTLVLNNLPVLNKTPSPSEIYYGAVDLTGTVTLKGSYEKSAINGNVRIRRAALTVVTATANQRTENEDSFISFVNQSDLRPTGEEANGTTGKTETIRFPLKKKEKGFASGLSAFLQVDASQNAYLTIILNRATGEQLQTELNGNLTIQYQNEDLTANGALNVNSGFYNFYTTQFQVEQGGAISWTGDPVAPELNLVAKTTISRFINTDPAKPVSENNVISLGIKGAVQEPVLSYDIVSTRTTEESELTRSTLTDPAMKDKAPANIISLLLIGQWLYDPFTEGSNLQFNLQDDITSTTLNAGFGVLSNHIGRFLGGVDNKIRYVNFKVDNQGGKAENIGGTFVYDISENWSFTGGLSYNLSDERTNLTGQTSANRLGLSWRLENKLTNSLSWDIFQNYDPYTFDTNEQIVRGVSLFYRTNFYRWADLFRRQEERDPIRERSERENQTGNPPVP encoded by the coding sequence GTGGCCCGTCGGCTGATCCGTTTTCTGACCTACGCAGGACTGGTGAGTATTTACCTCATCCTGACCCTGCTGTTGCTCGGTCTGATGATCAGCCAGACAGATTGGTTCCGCGAAAAGGTCAGGCAACGTGTCGAACAGGCCGTTAACGAATCCATTCACGGTCGTCTCACCATCGGGGCCGTTTCGGGCAATTTTTTCTCCCGGCTTTCCATCCATGACATTTCCCTGACCGGTCCCGATTCACTCCCTGTCCTTCAGGCAAAAGAGCTCAAAATCAGATACATGCCCCTGTTTCTGGTTTTCAACAACCTGTCTCTTTCAGAAATCAGTTTTATCGATCCCGGGTTTACCGTACTTGAAGACAGTCTGAACGGATGGAACCTGTCCAGACTGACCGATGCGACCGCAGACGATTCCACAGACTCGGAACCCCTGGATCTGATGCAATACCGGATCCGGGTGGGTTTGCTTCGTATTCAGAACGGAACCGTGCGGTTCAGAACAGCCGATGGCGGACCGGACAGCCTGGCCCTGCTGAACCGGTTTAACTATTCCGATTTTCACTTTACGAACCTTCATTTGCGATCCTCACTGACCTTCCGTCCTGATGCGGTATCCTCCTTTAATATTCACGATTTGTCGGTCCGTGATTCTCTTTCCGGATTTACCTTGAAACAGTTCAGGCTGCTCAGCCGGTATGATCAGAAGGCGCTCACAGCTGATTCTCTGCTGGTCGAAACCGGAAATACCCGTCTGAGCGGGTCAGCCCGGTTCAGTCTGCCCGATTTTTTCCGGTTTTCACCCGGATGGAGCGACCGGATTCCCGCCACCCCGTTCGAAGCCTCCATCCGTCTCGATCCGTTTCATTTTAAAGACCTGACCACATTTCTTTCGGTTGTCGACATGGTTCACGGACCTGTCCGGCTTGGAGCGCTGGTCCGCGGAACGCTTGATACGCTGACTGTAAAATCGGTCACTGTCGGACTCGGGGATTCCACACGGCTGGCCATAGACGGAACGATTTACCATCTCACCGACATCGACCGGATGTCATTTGATCTGAATCTGCTGCCCTCCACCGCGTATTCATCCGATCTGTCCGCTTTGCTGAAGACCCTTCCGCTCCCCGATTTCCGCAGAGCGGGATTGGTTAACCTGTCAGGAGCCTACCGTGGCAATCCTCTCAATTTCTCGGCAAGGATTTCTGTTGACAGCGAATCGGCCGGTTCAGCCACCGGATCGGTTTCGATGGATATGACTCAACCGGTTACCCGGTATCAGGGAACGGTTCAGGTCCGGTCGGTTAATCCATCCGGATGGCTTGGCGGAAATCCGGCCCTGGATGGGGACATAACAGGAGTGGCCTCCATCGGAGGAGAAGGATTTACCATTGATGATATTCAGACGAAGGGATCGGTCCGGATTTCTGACTCACGATGGGGTAACTACCGAATTGACAGCCTGACCACCACGTTGAACGGCCGGCCGGGTGAACTGGATTATCTGATTCGTCTGGTTACCAATGCAGGGACGCTTGCAGCGGATGGTTTCCTCATTTCAGATGAGGGCATTCTGAGAAATCATGGTGAACTGTATCTGGACCAGCTGAACCTGAACATGCTGGTTCCCTCTCTGGCAGTGACCTCCATTTCGGGAGAAACCGCTGTTGACATGATGTTCTCTGACACCACCGACATCAGTGCCACCGCCTTTTTCAGTGAATGGGTGATCGGCGGGTACGACTTTGGCACCTCCAGCCATGACATTCAGTTTTATAATATTCGTGGGGAACGTTTCGATCTGTCATTGCTGGGTTCCTGGCTGAACATTCAACTGCGGGGTTCCCAGGACATTGATTACTGGGTTCAGCATGGTCTTGCCACTCTCGAATCGATTCCCCGCTGGATGGAATCCGACTCAGTTTCTGAGTCTGAAACACCCGCACCCGGATGGCTGACTCCGGCCGATCTGAACTGGTCCTGGACCATCAAATCGGTGATTCCGGTGCTGAGTCTGGTCAAAGCCCCCATGATTGCGGTTGCAGGAAAAGGATCGGGGAAAACAACGGTACGCGGAGGTGAATCACTGGCCAGTCTCGATATACGGCTCGATTCGCTTCAGATTGAAAACAGCCTGAAAATTAAAAATCTCGGAGTGATCGGATTGCTCGACTCCATCAACATTGTGTCGGCACTGAGGCATTCCATTGGTTCGCTCACCTTCACCGCCGACCGGATTGAATCGGTCAACCGGAACTGGGGCCAGGCCGACATTCTTCTGTGGCTGAATAACGGAACCATTTCGGTTTCTTCTGAACTGAACGATCCCACCGGATTGGTTTCTGGTTTATTTGATTTTGACCTGACATTTCAGCCAGACCTGATTCAGTTGAATCTGATCCAGTTTGTGGCCAAGCTGAAACCTGGTGACTGGGTTCTCGAAGATATCTGCCCCATCACTTTCACCGGTAAAGCACTATCCATCGACAATTTCAGGTTATCCAGTCCGTATGGTCTGGTCAGCATTTCAGGCGGACTTGATGAGGATGGAAGTGATCAATTGCGGATCGAAGGATCAGGAATCAGCCCGTCCCGTCTTGTTTCTGCATTTAGCAATGACCTGACGGTCTTTCCGGGAGGAACGGTTTCCTTTGCTGTGGATGCCATCGGGACTTTGCAGAATCCGATGGTATCTGCAACAGCCGCGTGGGACCAGATTTCCATGGGAAAAACCATCTATGGTGACCTGAGTGCATTGGCCTCGGTCGATGGTGGCTATCTCACTTACGATGCCAGGCTGACCGATCCATCCGACCGGACGGCGTTTGTGTCCCGCGGATTTTACCCGGTTCTTCCTGCGGTTATTCCCGATGAATCGAAGCGGAATCAAATGCGCGCCGATCTGGAAGCCCTCGATTTTGATCTGAGTCTCTTCCAGAATCTGATTCCCGGCGTGAGCCAGCTGAAGGGGCTGCTTCGGGCCCGGCTGACGGTAGCCGGTTCAGTGGAAAAACCCAACCTTTCTGGTGAAGTAGGCTTCACGGATGGTCAGGTCCGGCTGACTTCCACCAATGTCACTTACCGGAACATCAGCGGGTCGGCTGCCATTGCCAATGACATCATACGGATCAGGTCCATCGATGCCTGGAGCGGAGAGTCGGGCCAGGCCAAGTTGTACGGTTCCTTCCGTCTGAAAAATTATCTGCCATCCAATGATTTGAATCTCACGCTGGTCCTGAATAACCTTCCGGTCCTGAACAAGACACCATCCCCATCTGAAATCTATTACGGAGCGGTGGACCTTACCGGAACGGTGACACTGAAGGGCAGTTATGAAAAATCCGCGATCAACGGGAATGTCCGTATCCGCCGGGCCGCCCTCACGGTGGTAACCGCCACAGCCAACCAGCGTACCGAAAACGAGGACAGTTTCATTTCGTTCGTCAATCAATCCGACCTGCGCCCGACAGGGGAGGAAGCAAACGGCACCACGGGGAAAACAGAAACCATCCGTTTCCCGCTAAAAAAGAAGGAAAAGGGATTTGCTTCGGGGCTGAGTGCCTTTTTACAGGTGGATGCCAGCCAGAATGCCTACCTGACCATCATTCTTAACCGGGCCACCGGTGAACAGCTTCAGACCGAGCTGAATGGAAATCTGACCATTCAGTACCAGAATGAGGACCTGACTGCCAATGGCGCACTCAATGTTAATTCAGGATTTTACAACTTTTATACCACTCAGTTTCAGGTCGAACAGGGTGGTGCCATCTCCTGGACCGGCGATCCGGTAGCTCCCGAACTGAATCTGGTTGCCAAAACGACCATCAGCCGTTTCATCAATACCGATCCGGCAAAACCCGTGAGCGAAAACAATGTGATCAGTCTGGGAATCAAAGGCGCTGTTCAGGAACCGGTTCTTTCCTATGACATTGTTTCCACCCGGACCACCGAGGAAAGTGAACTGACCCGTTCAACCCTCACTGATCCCGCCATGAAGGACAAGGCGCCTGCCAACATCATCAGTCTGCTGCTGATCGGTCAGTGGTTATATGATCCGTTCACCGAGGGAAGCAACCTGCAGTTTAACCTTCAGGATGATATCACCAGCACCACCCTGAATGCCGGATTCGGCGTTCTGAGCAACCACATCGGCCGTTTTCTGGGCGGTGTGGATAACAAAATCAGGTATGTGAACTTCAAGGTGGATAATCAGGGAGGAAAGGCCGAAAACATCGGTGGAACCTTTGTATATGACATATCCGAAAACTGGTCATTCACCGGCGGTCTCAGTTACAACCTGTCGGATGAACGCACCAATCTGACCGGTCAGACCTCGGCAAACCGGCTGGGCCTCAGCTGGCGTCTCGAGAACAAACTGACCAACAGTCTCAGCTGGGATATTTTCCAGAATTACGATCCATATACGTTCGATACCAACGAACAGATCGTCAGGGGAGTATCTTTGTTTTACCGCACCAATTTTTACCGCTGGGCCGATTTATTCCGCCGGCAAGAAGAAAGAGATCCGATCCGTGAGCGATCCGAAAGAGAAAATCAGACTGGAAATCCTCCGGTTCCTTGA